DNA from Sphingobacteriales bacterium:
TGGTATCAGGGCAGTCCGGTATCATCATTTTCAGAAACAAAGCCATTTTTCCATGATAAATCATTTTCGAGAGCAGATTATTGCCTGCAAAAGAATCTTCAGGATAAAAACGGGTGAACATTACCCTGACAATATCGGGAACCAACTGTTGACGGACAAAATGACGATACTGGTATTTCGAAAACAAACCGTCATAGTAACGGTAATCATTTCCGAGGTACATATCGAGCGAAACGGAAAGTATTGATTCATAAGTAGCTGCCGAAAAGCCAAAATTGCTGATAGTCGTGTAAATTTCAGGCAAAACGGTATCAGGGTAATAGTATTTCAGGTAGTCAAAGGCTTTCTGAATATGAGGGATAAGCGTATGAAAATCCGCAAATCTCTTCTCTGTTTCTTCATAGAGTTCCTGCGTGTAACGGTCGAAGATAACTGGTTTAAGGCGGTAATAACTCATGGAATCATCAACCTTTCCGGCTCTCGCTATCTGTTCAATAAAAAATTCTGTCATCAACGGATATTTTTCGTTTAAATGCCTGAATTCCATCAGGTAATTATTCTCATCCAGTTTTACCAGTTCACTGTCGTAACGGTGAATCATCAGATTGGCATGAACAGCTGATATATCGGGATGGAAACGATCTTTTTCCCTGCATGAAGACAGAATAATAAAAAAGGGCAATAGAATCAACAGAAATTTGTATTTTTGCATATCAAAAAATTATCCTTGTTTTCTGAACTTTGCAAAAATAACTAAAAATGAAAAAGCTTATTGTAATTGTAACTGTAATCTTATTCAGCCTGAATGTTTCAGCACAGAAAGTCAATCTCGGGTTAAAATTCAGTCCCCATATCTCATGGGTTAAAAGCGATTTTTCCAATACTATTTCGAATGACGGTGCAGGTGTGAATTTTTCCTATGGACTGATGCTTGACTACAATTTTACGGATAATTATGCACTCAATTTTGATATTGACTTCGCGACCCTCAAATATACCACCTCACATCTCGACTCTATCAATACTATCATCACCAAATGGAAGCAGCAATATGTCAACATCCCTGTTGCAATCAAAATGAAAACCAACGAGATAGCAAACATGAAATTTTTTGGGAAAATTGGTGTCAGCCCAATGCTGAATACTTCTGCCAGATTGAACAACCAGAGCAATTCTGATCAGGTTAATTTTTTTAACGCCCAGTTCTTCATTGGTGCAGGCGTTCAGTATTATCTGCTTGGCAACACCGCATTCATGGCAGGCCTCACCTACCATAACGGACTGCTGAGAATGAACCGCAAAAAATCAACTATTTTCCCTGAAATCGACCTGACCGACATTGCTCTGAAACCAAATTATATTTCACTTGACCTTGGAATTATTTTTTAATGGTATTAGATGAAAATTGCCATTGCCCAATTAAATTTTATTGTTGGGGCTTTTAAAGAAAACACAGAAAAAATTATCCGGTGTATTGAAAGCTGTAAAGAAGCCGGTGCTGATCTTGTTATTTTTCCTGAACTTGCTGTAACAGGCTATCCGCCACACGATTTGCTCGAAATCAATCATTTCCTGACATCCTGCGATAATGCTATTTGTCAAATATCTCAGGCCTGCAAAGGAATAGACGTAATTCTTGGCGCTCCCTCCTTCAACAAATCGGGCTCAGGAAAAAAGATTTACAATTCCGCTTATTTCATTTCTGATGGACAAATCAGGCAAATCATTCACAAGACTCTGTTGCCTGACTATGATGTTTTTGACGAGTGCAGGTATTTTGAACCCAATAAAGATTTTGAAACCATTGAAAGTCATGGTATCAGAATAGCCCTGACCATTTGTGAAGATATCTGGAACATTGAAACCATTTATTATTCCTTAAATCCCCTGGATGAACTCATCCGCCAAAAGCCTGAACTGATTATTAACATTTCTGCCAGTCCGTTTTCCACAACACACGATCAGGAAAGGTCAACTGTTCTGAAAAACATTGCCTTAACGTATGATTTGCCCATCATCTATGTCAATCACAGCGGGGCACAAACCGATATTATATTTGACGGGGCTTCCAAAGTTTTAAACAGACGGGGACAGGTATTGCATCAGTCTCCTTATTTTAAAGAAGACATCTCATATATTGAATTTGAACATATTGAAGCAATTCCGGAGACTCAGCTTCCTGTTTTTGAAAAAACCAGTCAGATTTATCAGGCTTTAATAACAGGAATTGCTGATTATTTCAGTAAAATGGGGTTTCAGAAAGCCGTCCTGGGACTATCAGGAGGTATTGATTCGGCAGTAGTTGCTGTTTTACTGAAAGACGCTCTTGGAAGTGAAAACGTCAAAGCTCTGCTCCTGCCTTCCATGTATTCAAGCAGTCATTCGATTACCGATGCGGTTGATTTATGTCTCCTCAACCAGATACCTTACGAAGTAATCAGTATCAACAGTCTTTTCAAGGAATATCAGGCAGTCTTATCTCCCTATTTTGAAGGACTGAAAGAAGATATTACCGAAGAAAACCTTCAGGCAAGGATCAGGGCAGTATTGCTGATGGCATTTTCAAACAAATTTGGCTACATATTAATTAATACCAGCAACAAAAGTGAAATGGCAGTCGGATATGGTACACTTTACGGAGATATGTGCGGTGGACTTTCAGTGCTGGGAGATGTGTACAAAACTGAAGTCTATGAATTAGCACATTATATCAACAGAGAGAATATCCGTATCCCGCAAAATATTCTGACCAAAGCGCCAAGTGCCGAACTTAAACCAGGGCAGAAAGACAGCGATTCACTGCCCGAATATGAAATACTGGATAAAATACTTTACCGTTACATCGAATTAAAGGAAGGCGCTGATCAGATTATTCAGGCCGGATTTGATGAAAAAACCGTTTTCAGGGTGCTAAAGCTGGTCAACAATAACGAATATAAACGTTATCAGGCTCCTCCGGTATTGCGGATATCCAACAAGGCATTTGGCATAGGAAGGCGTATGCCTCTGGTGGGAAAATACTGAATTTAAGCTTTATTAATTTTTAAGCTAAAAATCTCATTATCAGTAAATAATGAAAAGAATATAAAAAAGCAGATCCCTGCCTGACGTTCAAGAACCGACTCAAATAAAAATCCTGAACAGCTTATCAGTAAAATGGCCAGCATGAGCGGATTCCTGCTGTAAACTGCTTTTTTGAATAAAAAAATCAGAATTGCAATAAAGACAAGAAATCCAATTATACCAGTGCCAGCCAATACATGAAGATACTGATTATGAGGTCCTCTCCTGTTTTCTTCATTTAATACACTCCCTGTTTGCTGAAAGTATTCTGCCATTTTTTTCTCCACTTTTGAATTACCCACACCTGCAACCGGGTTTTCTTTAAAGACTGACCAGCTTGCTTTCCAGTATTCAATCCGGGTCGAAAGGGAAAGGTGGTTGATATCTTTGTGTTGCTGATAGGATTTCAGGTCTTCTGTCAGCTTATTCCATCTGTTATGTAGCGGTGGAATATATTTTACCGACAAGACAAACATAAGTGCGATCAACAGCAGGGTAATTGCAGCCAATAAAACTTTCCTGTATATTAAGGACAGGTATAAAACAATGATGATCAATGCAATGTAGAATGCAGCCAATCCGGTTTTTGCAGAGATGGTATGTAAAAAAACGATTCCTGCAAATAGCGAACCCCATAGAAAAGCTTTTATCAAACGATGGTATTGCAGGCCTGACAGACTGACCTGAGTGCGGTAAACAACCAACAATAACATCACAATAATCGTTGAAAATGAGAGCATGAGGCTGTAATAAATATGGTTCAGTTTACCCCAAACAGGGATAGGCTTTGAACGCAGAATTATTTGATTAAAGTATTCATAATTAAAGAGATAGGTAAAAAAAGTCAGGAAGCCAGTCACAACGACCAGGAAAATAAAAATCAGGATTAAAGTCAAATGGCCTGATGCAGGTTTTTTAACATAAGCACTCAGAAAAGCTGCCGGTAAAATGAAAAAGAACAGCTTATTTTTAAAGTCATTAAAAAATTCTTCCCTGACAGGTGATCGAAAAATATCTGTCAGATAAACAATCAGGAGTAAGAAAAACATCCAGATAGCAGGATTTTGTCTTAACCCTTTAAGCAATTCTTCAGGATTAAAATGAAGGAAGAGCGTAAAAAAAATCAGAACCGCTGAAACAGACAACAGCGCTCTTGAAAACAGAAGACCAAAAAAAAATGTAATTATCAGGGAATCAATAAGTAAATCAATCCGTTTTTTTTCAGAAACAAGTTTCAAAACATTTCTATTCTATATGATAAGATAATCTGACGCGGGTAAATTGATCTCTGATTTTCAATTGTTTGGCGGCAAATTTTGAAAGTTTGATTATTTCGTTGCTGTGTTCATTTGCCGGAAGATTTCCGACCACTTTTACATATACCTGCTTATCATTCAATAAATTAGTAACGAGAATAATGGTGCCCACCGGGGCTTTTTTATGAAGTGCCAGTGCTTTCCTTGAATCAATGGTCGGGTCTTCAATCCAGGTTGCTATTCCTTCTTCGGAAATATCTCCTTTTGATACGTCCTGAGTAACTTTAGGAGGTGTTTTGTCGCTGCCTTTTTCAACTTCCACATATTTAACAGTCTGAATAATAAGTATTTCGCTGCCTTCTTTGATGGCTTCGTCCTGCAGGTTGTTCCATTTCTTCAGATTATCAACGGAAACATTGTAGAGTTTTGAGATTTTGTACAATGTTTCACCTTTTTCAACCTTATGATAAAACTTTTTTTCTTCAACCACCACCTTAGGCATGGGAATCAGTACGATCTGATCGAGTGCGAGGGTTTCGATTCCGTTGTTGGCAGCCTTAATATCCTCTACCGGCACCCCGTATCTTTTACTTAAAGCAAACAATCCCTGACTTTTTTCCACCTTATGCATGATGTATTTAACCCCGTTGATTTCCTTAACCCCAATTGAATCGTAGCGGGCAAAAGCATTTTGTACCAGACAAAATGAAATTGCCATCAGTAAAAATAAATTGCGCATGTTTTCAGCATTATTTTTTATGCAAAAGTATAATCCTGTGAATATTGCAAAAACATGAGTTGTCCACAAATTCAGTAATTATTGACATGGCATAAATTCAATCTAAAAACCGTATTAAATAACTTATTTTTGCTACGGACTAAAATCAATTAAAATCTTTCAGTTTGATGAAAAAAGGCTTTCTTATCTGTCTCATTACGCTTCTGACTGTTTTTTACGGCTATCCTCAAAATAACAAAGGGAAACGGGATGTCATCGTTTTACTCGAGCTTAAACGGCAAATAGACCCGATAGCCAAAAGAGCAACGAATAAATCGTTTGAACTGGCAGAAAAAAAAGGAGCTTCAGCCATTATCATCGACATGAATACGCCAGGTGGCACCCTCAACGATGCCGACTCCATTCATGAAAAAATCATTAATTCCAAAATACCGGTTTACGTGCTGATCAACCCGAATGCAGCAAGTGCCGGTGCGTTGATTGCGCTTTCCTGTAATAAAATTTACATGACAAAGGCAGGCAGAATCGGAGCAGCTACGGTTGTAACCGGTAATGCTCAGGAATTACCTGACAAATACCAGTCTTATATGCGTGCCATGATGCGGGCATCAGCTGAACTCAGAGGACGTAACCCGGAAATTGCAGAAAAAATGGTTGGCATTCCTGTCAAAGAAGGTGATAGTTTTGCCATAAAAGTACTGACCCTTACCCGCTCTGAAGCTGAAAAATTATGCTATTGCGATGGCAGAGCCGAAACCCTTGATGAAGTTTTAACTCAGGAAGGCTTTACCAATTATAAAATTGAGGAGGTTCATTATACAATCATCGATAAGATTATCAATTTCCTCATAAATCCTGTCATTCAGGGCTTTCTGATTTTGATAATCATTGCAGGCATTTACTATGAACTTCAGACACCCGGAGTAGGCTTTCCATTGGCAGCTGCCATCACTGCGGCTGTACTCTATTTTGCTCCTCTCTACCTCGAACAACTGGCAGCCAGTTGGGAAATCCTTGTTTTTATTCTGGGAGTAGGGCTCATGATTCTTGAAATATTTGTCTTGCCCGGCTTTGGGATAGCGGGTATTTCCGGCATCGTTCTGATGCTTACCGGATTGATCCTCAGCATGGTAGATAATGTATATTTCGATTTTAAATTTACGGCAGCCGATGAAGTTGTCAGGGCCTTATTGGTGGTGATGTCTTCTTTCATTATCAGTGTGATTGTCATTTTTGCCACCGGTGGTCAGATGATTCGAAGCAAACCCTTTCAGAGGTTGGTTCTTCAGTCAGCTCTTGAAAAACCTGACTTCAGGGAATCGGAAAGCAAAGAAGAAAGAGCTTCCCTTAGTGGCATGAAAGGAATAACCATTACGCCCATGCGGCCTTCAGGTAAAATTCAAATCGGTGAAAATGTATATAATGCACTTACTGAAGGAGAATACCTGAAAAAAAACACATCCGTGGTGGTGGTAAATGATTTCGGAAACAAAATAATCGTCAGGGAATGTTCAGAAGCATAACTATTGTAAGGCTTTCAGTTTCGATAGCCATGCTTGCTTTCCTTTTTTCTTCTCCCACCCATGCACAATATTTTCATGGAGGCTTGCTTCTTGGGGCCAATGGCTCACAGATTACCGGTGACAATATGCTTGGATTTAACAAAGGTGGTTTGTTAATGGGTGTTTTTGTCGAACACCGATCTATCCGTCAGGAACGTCTTTCTTTACGAATGGAAATGAATTACACACAGAAAGGCAGCCGCAAGGTCCTCGATCCCTATGTAAATGTGCCTGGCATCTGGAATTTATACCGTGCTGATTATCTTGAAGTTCCAATAATGGCAGATTTTCTGGTTTACAAAAAATGGGGCGCCACCGGAGGTCTTGCCTTAGGCTTCAATGTGTATGAAAATTATATCGACAGATACGGAACAGAAGATAAGAATTTCAATCTGGCAAAAAAAACCGAATCAAGCCTGCTTATCGGGATTTTTTATGAGTTTTCAGAAAAATTCAGATTCTTCCTGAGATACCAATCCTCCCTCTACAATTTCAGTATTGCCGACAATACACCCTTCTGGCAATTATGGGGGAACAGGCACCCCGGCTACATTCATGTGGTCGCAAGTGCCGGTATCCGCTATTATTTTAAACCCCGTTGATAAACTTTGAAAAAAAACTTTATTTTTGCCTCATAAAAATTTTAGCTATGACAGAGAATAACAGTAAAAAACTAAATCTGATTTTATTAATCATGATTATTGCAGGAATAAGCACGCGTTTCTTCATTCATGTTCCCAACTTTACCGCCATTGGAGCCATAGCCCTTTTTAGTGGTGCATGGTTTACCAGCAAACGTCTGGCTTTTATTTTTCCGCTTTCAATCATGCTGATTTCCGATGCCATTATCGGCTTTCATACCACCATGCCTTTTGTGTATCTTTCCTTTATTCTGATCATTTTCATTGGTTTATACCTCAGAAACCATAAAAACCCATTATACATTTTAGGAGGCTCTCTTGCAGGCTCTGTGCTGTTTTATCTCATTACCAACTTTGGCGTATGGATGACAGGAATGGGTTTATCCGACAACCTGATTCAGGTTTACATCGATGGGCTTCCATTCTTCAGAAATATGATTGCAGGCGACCTCACTTTTAACGCCATTTTATTTGGTTCTGCTTATCTTTTGTTCAAAAAAATGTCAATATTCCCGGTAATTAATGACCGTTGATTTCGACCTGAACGACACCTACAAGCACAAAGGTCTGAGACGCAGACTGGTAGAGCTTATCCGGTCGAAAGGAATACAGGATGAGAGGGTTTTAAAAGCTATCGAAAAAGTTCCCCGCCATTTTTTCCTCGACAGTGCTTTCCAGGAACTGGCTTATGAAGATCAGGCCATGCCAATTGATGAAGATCAAACCATCAGCCAGCCTTTTACTGTGGCATACCAGACAGAAAAACTGGAAGTTGACGAAGGCCATAAAGTGCTTGAAATCGGTCTTGGATCTGGCTACCAGGCCTGTGTTTTACTTGAATTGGGAGCCAATGTGTACAGTATTGAAAGGATTCCTGCTCTTTATGAGAAGGCAAAAATATTACTTCCCCTGATGAATTATCACCCTAAAATGTTTCTTGGGGATGGTACACTTGGCCTTCCTGAACATGCCCCGTTCGACCGGATTATTGTAACGGCAGCGGCACCTGAAATTCCCAAAGCACTTATCAAACAACTAAAAATTGGTGGAAAAATGATCATTCCCGTGGGTAATCGTCAGGTTCAGACCATGTATCAGCTCACTAAAATTTCGGAAACAGAGGTACGTAAAAAGGCACTCGATACTTTCCGTTTTGTTCCGCTCGTGGGCAAACAAGGCTGGAAAATTTAATAGACCTTGAAAAATATTTTTGAATGGAAAATAATAAGAAAACTGCACTGGTAGTTACCTCCATTGCCTCTCAGAATGAAGTACTCCAATCACTGGCAAATGGCTCAGCAGAAAAC
Protein-coding regions in this window:
- a CDS encoding PorT family protein, whose protein sequence is MKKLIVIVTVILFSLNVSAQKVNLGLKFSPHISWVKSDFSNTISNDGAGVNFSYGLMLDYNFTDNYALNFDIDFATLKYTTSHLDSINTIITKWKQQYVNIPVAIKMKTNEIANMKFFGKIGVSPMLNTSARLNNQSNSDQVNFFNAQFFIGAGVQYYLLGNTAFMAGLTYHNGLLRMNRKKSTIFPEIDLTDIALKPNYISLDLGIIF
- a CDS encoding NAD+ synthase; amino-acid sequence: MKIAIAQLNFIVGAFKENTEKIIRCIESCKEAGADLVIFPELAVTGYPPHDLLEINHFLTSCDNAICQISQACKGIDVILGAPSFNKSGSGKKIYNSAYFISDGQIRQIIHKTLLPDYDVFDECRYFEPNKDFETIESHGIRIALTICEDIWNIETIYYSLNPLDELIRQKPELIINISASPFSTTHDQERSTVLKNIALTYDLPIIYVNHSGAQTDIIFDGASKVLNRRGQVLHQSPYFKEDISYIEFEHIEAIPETQLPVFEKTSQIYQALITGIADYFSKMGFQKAVLGLSGGIDSAVVAVLLKDALGSENVKALLLPSMYSSSHSITDAVDLCLLNQIPYEVISINSLFKEYQAVLSPYFEGLKEDITEENLQARIRAVLLMAFSNKFGYILINTSNKSEMAVGYGTLYGDMCGGLSVLGDVYKTEVYELAHYINRENIRIPQNILTKAPSAELKPGQKDSDSLPEYEILDKILYRYIELKEGADQIIQAGFDEKTVFRVLKLVNNNEYKRYQAPPVLRISNKAFGIGRRMPLVGKY
- a CDS encoding O-antigen ligase family protein; its protein translation is MKLVSEKKRIDLLIDSLIITFFFGLLFSRALLSVSAVLIFFTLFLHFNPEELLKGLRQNPAIWMFFLLLIVYLTDIFRSPVREEFFNDFKNKLFFFILPAAFLSAYVKKPASGHLTLILIFIFLVVVTGFLTFFTYLFNYEYFNQIILRSKPIPVWGKLNHIYYSLMLSFSTIIVMLLLVVYRTQVSLSGLQYHRLIKAFLWGSLFAGIVFLHTISAKTGLAAFYIALIIIVLYLSLIYRKVLLAAITLLLIALMFVLSVKYIPPLHNRWNKLTEDLKSYQQHKDINHLSLSTRIEYWKASWSVFKENPVAGVGNSKVEKKMAEYFQQTGSVLNEENRRGPHNQYLHVLAGTGIIGFLVFIAILIFLFKKAVYSRNPLMLAILLISCSGFLFESVLERQAGICFFIFFSLFTDNEIFSLKINKA
- a CDS encoding LysM peptidoglycan-binding domain-containing protein, with product MRNLFLLMAISFCLVQNAFARYDSIGVKEINGVKYIMHKVEKSQGLFALSKRYGVPVEDIKAANNGIETLALDQIVLIPMPKVVVEEKKFYHKVEKGETLYKISKLYNVSVDNLKKWNNLQDEAIKEGSEILIIQTVKYVEVEKGSDKTPPKVTQDVSKGDISEEGIATWIEDPTIDSRKALALHKKAPVGTIILVTNLLNDKQVYVKVVGNLPANEHSNEIIKLSKFAAKQLKIRDQFTRVRLSYHIE
- a CDS encoding nodulation protein NfeD, translated to MMKKGFLICLITLLTVFYGYPQNNKGKRDVIVLLELKRQIDPIAKRATNKSFELAEKKGASAIIIDMNTPGGTLNDADSIHEKIINSKIPVYVLINPNAASAGALIALSCNKIYMTKAGRIGAATVVTGNAQELPDKYQSYMRAMMRASAELRGRNPEIAEKMVGIPVKEGDSFAIKVLTLTRSEAEKLCYCDGRAETLDEVLTQEGFTNYKIEEVHYTIIDKIINFLINPVIQGFLILIIIAGIYYELQTPGVGFPLAAAITAAVLYFAPLYLEQLAASWEILVFILGVGLMILEIFVLPGFGIAGISGIVLMLTGLILSMVDNVYFDFKFTAADEVVRALLVVMSSFIISVIVIFATGGQMIRSKPFQRLVLQSALEKPDFRESESKEERASLSGMKGITITPMRPSGKIQIGENVYNALTEGEYLKKNTSVVVVNDFGNKIIVRECSEA
- a CDS encoding PorT family protein, yielding MFRSITIVRLSVSIAMLAFLFSSPTHAQYFHGGLLLGANGSQITGDNMLGFNKGGLLMGVFVEHRSIRQERLSLRMEMNYTQKGSRKVLDPYVNVPGIWNLYRADYLEVPIMADFLVYKKWGATGGLALGFNVYENYIDRYGTEDKNFNLAKKTESSLLIGIFYEFSEKFRFFLRYQSSLYNFSIADNTPFWQLWGNRHPGYIHVVASAGIRYYFKPR
- a CDS encoding protein-L-isoaspartate(D-aspartate) O-methyltransferase, which translates into the protein MNDTYKHKGLRRRLVELIRSKGIQDERVLKAIEKVPRHFFLDSAFQELAYEDQAMPIDEDQTISQPFTVAYQTEKLEVDEGHKVLEIGLGSGYQACVLLELGANVYSIERIPALYEKAKILLPLMNYHPKMFLGDGTLGLPEHAPFDRIIVTAAAPEIPKALIKQLKIGGKMIIPVGNRQVQTMYQLTKISETEVRKKALDTFRFVPLVGKQGWKI